One genomic region from Oncorhynchus gorbuscha isolate QuinsamMale2020 ecotype Even-year linkage group LG13, OgorEven_v1.0, whole genome shotgun sequence encodes:
- the LOC123993589 gene encoding transcriptional activator protein Pur-alpha-like, producing MADRDSGSDHGGLATGPGSLPPGAMGAAARLQHDTEELASKRVDIQNKRFYLDVKQNAKGRFLKIAEVGAGGNKSRLTLSMSVAVEFRDYLGDFIEHYAQLGPSNPDIVQDEPRRALKSEFLVRENRKYYMDLKENQRGRFLRIRQTVNRGPGLGSAQGQTIALPAQGLIEFRDALAKLIDDYGVDEEPAELPEGTSLTVDNKRFFFDVGSNKYGVFMRVSEVKPTYRNSITVPCKVWSKFGNTFCKYAEEMRKIQERSREKRASELLPEGQHGDDGDDD from the coding sequence ATGGCGGACAGAGACAGTGGCAGTGACCACGGAGGGCTGGCCACAGGCCCCGGCTCCCTGCCTCCGGGCGCGATGGGCGCCGCGGCAAGACTGCAACACGACACCGAGGAGCTCGCGTCAAAGCGAGTCGACATCCAGAATAAGCGCTTCTACCTAGACGTGAAGCAGAATGCAAAAGGCCGCTTCCTAAAGATAGCCGAGGTCGGAGCTGGGGGAAACAAGAGCCGCCTCACTCTCTCTATGTCAGTGGCAGTGGAGTTCCGTGACTATCTCGGGGACTTCATCGAACATTACGCCCAACTGGGCCCGAGCAACCCGGATATAGTGCAGGATGAGCCCCGGCGTGCCCTCAAGAGCGAATTTCTAGTGCGAGAGAATCGCAAATATTACATGGATCTGAAAGAGAACCAGAGGGGGCGGTTCCTAAGGATCCGTCAGACCGTTAATCGGGGGCCCGGATTGGGAAGTGCACAAGGCCAGACCATCGCGCTTCCAGCGCAGGGACTTATCGAGTTCCGTGACGCTTTGGCCAAACTCATCGATGATTACGGTGTGGACGAGGAACCAGCAGAACTACCCGAGGGCACTTCCTTGACTGTTGACAACAAACGCTTTTTCTTCGACGTGGGTTCTAACAAGTACGGAGTGTTCATGCGGGTCAGCGAGGTGAAGCCTACCTACCGGAACTCCATCACTGTTCCGTGCAAAGTGTGGTCCAAATTCGGCAACACGTTCTGTAAATATGCGGAGGAGATGAGAAAGATCCAGGAGCGGAGTAGAGAGAAACGGGCCTCCGAACTCCTACCGGAGGGCCAACATGGTGACGACGGGGACGATGATTGA